One window of uncultured Methanoregula sp. genomic DNA carries:
- a CDS encoding adenosylcobinamide amidohydrolase: MPCDEIQLLLKRPVCLAGGETIERSENSVALSFPLRRNVLSTSWLNGGYRKDLNAVFNHQISLEACEVCHAGDGSVQQYLERVARDLRLDPETATGLITRAEMKNTAVVTESFRELSVTAIVTAGIARNGGRAGDPASYYENGDPAGPVGGTINTILLIDADLPEYAMTRAVMTATEAKTAALQQLMARSIYSTGIATGSGTDMIVIVADPGSSRHLTNTGKHSKLGELIGRAVIQATHAALEMETGLSPASQRDVLVRLSRFGITGEEIWNAAVARHGAMIMGTLSKERFMKCLRKKAQEPELVALIAAILHIVDEAEWNLLPGREAKTVVRRLIENSCEFEIIFGEEKEFKPAQEVILQYLNEAVSELVIRAIPSGIHKPVNGR; this comes from the coding sequence ATGCCATGTGACGAAATCCAGCTGCTCCTGAAGCGACCTGTCTGCCTTGCCGGGGGAGAGACGATTGAGCGCTCAGAAAATTCTGTTGCCCTCAGTTTTCCCTTGCGGCGGAACGTGCTTTCCACCTCGTGGCTGAACGGGGGATATCGCAAAGACCTCAACGCAGTCTTCAACCACCAGATCTCCCTTGAGGCCTGCGAAGTCTGCCATGCCGGCGACGGGAGCGTGCAGCAGTATCTCGAACGTGTTGCACGGGACCTCCGGCTGGACCCGGAAACCGCTACCGGTCTTATCACCCGGGCTGAGATGAAAAACACGGCCGTTGTCACGGAGTCGTTCCGGGAGCTCTCGGTCACGGCGATCGTGACTGCCGGAATCGCCAGGAATGGCGGGAGGGCCGGTGACCCCGCATCATACTACGAGAATGGCGACCCTGCCGGGCCGGTCGGAGGTACGATCAACACTATCCTCCTCATTGATGCCGATCTTCCTGAGTATGCCATGACACGAGCAGTAATGACTGCTACCGAGGCAAAGACTGCCGCCCTCCAGCAGCTAATGGCCCGGAGCATTTACTCAACCGGTATCGCCACCGGGTCCGGGACGGACATGATCGTCATCGTCGCGGATCCCGGTTCATCCCGTCATCTTACGAATACCGGCAAGCATTCCAAACTCGGGGAGCTGATCGGTCGGGCCGTAATTCAGGCAACACACGCTGCACTTGAGATGGAGACCGGTCTCTCCCCCGCATCGCAGCGGGACGTGCTGGTGCGGCTCTCCCGGTTTGGCATCACGGGAGAGGAGATCTGGAATGCAGCGGTGGCACGACATGGAGCGATGATTATGGGCACCCTGTCAAAAGAACGTTTCATGAAATGTTTGCGGAAAAAAGCACAGGAACCGGAACTTGTTGCATTGATCGCTGCAATCCTCCACATTGTTGATGAAGCGGAATGGAATTTACTGCCCGGGCGTGAAGCAAAGACAGTTGTCCGCCGGTTAATCGAGAACAGTTGTGAGTTTGAAATTATTTTTGGGGAAGAAAAGGAATTTAAACCTGCACAGGAAGTAATCCTCCAGTATCTTAACGAAGCGGTATCTGAATTGGTTATACGGGCAATTCCTTCCGGTATCCACAAACCGGTAAATGGCAGATAG
- a CDS encoding cobalamin-binding protein, with product MNPEHIPKKYVPVIVGLSIVLALCILPAAAITVTDDAGMAVTLNTTPGRIVSLAPSNTEILAALGLLDRMVGVTDVCNYPPEVNNIPRIGSYSAISIEKVAASRPDLIIASDITPRETVSRLRGLGRTVVVVAPRNIGDVLRDIRMVGMITGTGQRADQLAGNLSDRLSTIALDTLPSRRPTVAHVVWHDPLYVSGNDTLQNDVIVHAGGVNAFADRNGWGTVSLEEFLMKNPDIILVNEGDGMDASAKDVILDAFMHNPQYASLSAVKIHQVYAVNADLISRSGPRIVDAVEQVARIIRTVNGTHTASQAESVATSAAKTPGFTVFAALSGLVAGMIIVRR from the coding sequence ATGAATCCCGAGCACATCCCAAAAAAATATGTCCCGGTCATCGTGGGCCTCTCAATCGTACTTGCCCTCTGCATCCTGCCGGCAGCTGCGATAACCGTAACTGATGATGCGGGTATGGCGGTCACCCTGAACACGACACCGGGGCGTATCGTCTCGCTGGCTCCGTCCAATACCGAGATCCTTGCCGCACTCGGCCTTCTTGACCGGATGGTCGGGGTGACTGATGTCTGCAATTATCCCCCGGAAGTGAACAATATCCCCCGGATCGGGAGTTACTCTGCCATCAGCATTGAGAAAGTAGCAGCGAGCAGGCCGGACCTCATTATTGCATCTGACATCACTCCGCGGGAAACCGTAAGCCGGCTGCGGGGGCTGGGCCGGACCGTTGTGGTCGTTGCGCCCCGCAACATCGGTGATGTATTACGGGATATCCGCATGGTCGGGATGATCACCGGCACTGGACAACGGGCGGATCAACTGGCCGGAAATCTGTCGGATCGCCTCTCTACCATTGCTCTCGATACGCTTCCATCCCGGAGGCCGACCGTTGCCCACGTAGTCTGGCACGATCCGCTTTACGTGAGCGGTAACGATACCCTCCAGAATGATGTGATCGTTCATGCCGGCGGAGTGAATGCCTTTGCCGACCGGAACGGGTGGGGCACGGTATCTCTCGAAGAATTCCTGATGAAAAATCCGGATATTATCCTGGTTAACGAGGGCGACGGCATGGATGCATCGGCAAAAGATGTAATCCTCGATGCGTTTATGCACAATCCGCAGTATGCGTCGTTGTCGGCGGTGAAAATCCACCAGGTATATGCAGTGAATGCAGATCTCATCAGCCGGTCCGGCCCAAGGATTGTCGATGCCGTGGAACAGGTTGCCCGGATCATCCGTACGGTGAACGGCACGCATACCGCATCGCAAGCCGAGAGCGTAGCCACATCTGCTGCAAAAACTCCCGGGTTCACGGTTTTTGCTGCACTATCCGGGCTTGTCGCAGGGATGATTATCGTGAGGAGATGA
- a CDS encoding sugar phosphate isomerase/epimerase family protein has protein sequence MTPQPFFISTFCCIDHPLDTALDTLASRTSHVEILSDGLHDLLSDCTPCNEYPFSYSVHAPCSEVNIAAVSERMRSASIAVLGDVLAVSARIGAGHLVVHPGFSPYEQVRDRSYASLLRSLDELALLQEEHGIRICVENMGAWECCHFRTPAFLPELTTRGLGCTFDSGHARLNGNIDEFLAAGGFCHVHLHDNGGTIDDHLACGAGTIDFYGLMKKLPQQATLVVETRELAAADQSTGYLSSLMQGD, from the coding sequence ATGACCCCGCAACCATTCTTCATCTCAACCTTCTGCTGCATCGACCATCCGCTCGATACTGCACTTGACACACTCGCTTCCCGGACATCGCACGTTGAAATCCTCTCAGACGGGCTGCACGATCTTCTTTCGGACTGCACCCCCTGCAATGAGTACCCGTTCTCGTACAGCGTCCACGCCCCCTGCAGCGAAGTCAACATCGCGGCGGTAAGCGAACGCATGCGAAGCGCTTCAATTGCCGTACTTGGCGATGTCCTTGCTGTCTCGGCCCGCATCGGTGCCGGCCATCTCGTGGTCCACCCGGGTTTTTCACCCTACGAGCAGGTCAGGGACCGCTCTTATGCATCCCTGCTGCGCTCGCTCGACGAGCTTGCCCTGCTCCAGGAGGAACACGGGATCAGGATCTGTGTCGAGAACATGGGCGCATGGGAGTGTTGTCATTTCCGGACACCTGCATTCCTGCCCGAACTTACCACACGCGGCCTTGGATGCACGTTCGACTCCGGCCATGCCCGGCTCAACGGGAACATCGATGAATTCCTGGCTGCCGGGGGATTCTGCCATGTCCATCTCCACGACAATGGCGGAACAATCGACGACCATCTTGCATGCGGTGCCGGGACGATCGATTTTTACGGTCTTATGAAAAAACTCCCGCAGCAGGCAACCCTCGTTGTGGAAACACGGGAGCTTGCCGCGGCCGACCAGAGCACCGGGTATCTTTCCTCACTCATGCAGGGAGACTGA
- a CDS encoding ABC transporter ATP-binding protein: MNGQDRIRAENLHAGYGTEDVVKAVSCSFAEGTFTGIIGPNGSGKTTILKAFSRVIPSSGILELDGKAVTGYTPAELGMALGYVPQDEGRPFSYTVLQVVLMARYARTSRLASFSPGDFARCHRALEETGVSHLAERSIRTLSGGEWQRVLIARALAQDTRVLLLDEPTSHLDLSHQSDILFLMRGLAASGSTIIGVFHDLNMAALYCDRLIMIRNGEVVADDTPAQVLTPEKIREVYGADVITSVHPATGRTFLVPLDTRGRNLAPDKNRNILVVSGGGSGTDLLHFLSRKGYLLSAGILATTDTDYLTAKALKIPGIAILPFSQIPAHSLEKLRALLSRADRIILSVHPVGTGNLPVLLALREADPTRIIIHLPEGRDFPSYDFAKGAATAAFQDLRAAGAECTGSFDGILGFLDTAPHKT; encoded by the coding sequence ATGAACGGGCAGGACCGTATCAGGGCAGAGAATCTCCATGCCGGTTACGGCACGGAGGACGTTGTAAAAGCGGTCAGCTGTTCGTTTGCGGAAGGTACCTTTACCGGTATCATCGGGCCGAACGGCTCGGGCAAGACCACGATTCTCAAGGCATTCAGCCGCGTGATACCCTCAAGTGGTATCCTTGAGCTTGACGGAAAGGCAGTCACCGGTTATACCCCGGCTGAACTGGGCATGGCGCTCGGATATGTCCCGCAGGACGAGGGACGGCCATTCTCTTACACCGTATTGCAGGTTGTCCTTATGGCCCGGTACGCCCGGACCAGCAGGTTAGCCTCCTTTTCTCCGGGCGATTTTGCCCGGTGCCACCGGGCTCTCGAAGAGACCGGAGTTTCGCACCTTGCTGAACGCTCGATCCGCACCCTGAGCGGAGGGGAATGGCAGCGGGTGCTCATTGCCCGTGCTCTGGCACAGGATACCCGCGTGCTTCTCCTGGACGAGCCGACATCACACCTCGATCTCTCCCACCAGTCCGACATCCTCTTCCTTATGCGGGGTCTTGCAGCATCGGGTTCCACCATCATCGGCGTGTTCCACGATCTCAACATGGCTGCACTCTACTGCGACCGGCTCATCATGATCCGGAACGGGGAGGTCGTTGCTGACGATACGCCGGCACAGGTACTGACTCCTGAAAAAATCCGGGAGGTCTATGGGGCAGATGTGATCACATCGGTTCATCCGGCAACCGGCCGGACCTTCCTTGTTCCCCTCGACACCCGGGGCCGGAACCTCGCACCGGATAAAAACCGGAATATCCTTGTTGTCTCCGGCGGGGGGAGCGGTACAGATCTCCTGCACTTCCTTTCCCGTAAGGGATACTTGCTGTCGGCCGGCATCCTTGCGACCACGGATACCGACTATCTTACAGCAAAAGCGCTGAAGATTCCCGGCATTGCGATCCTGCCGTTTTCCCAGATCCCGGCACACTCGCTGGAGAAATTGCGTGCCCTGCTTTCCCGGGCAGATCGTATCATCCTTTCAGTACATCCCGTGGGAACCGGGAACCTGCCGGTTCTCCTCGCGCTCCGCGAGGCTGATCCCACCCGGATCATCATCCATTTGCCGGAAGGCCGGGATTTTCCCTCATATGATTTTGCCAAGGGAGCCGCAACCGCAGCTTTTCAGGATCTGCGTGCTGCCGGCGCAGAGTGTACTGGCAGTTTCGACGGCATACTTGGATTTCTGGACACCGCTCCTCACAAAACCTGA
- a CDS encoding iron ABC transporter permease, protein MTRTIPLIVGLAVVAVLTIVLCTFIGPAGFGFVSTTPGAADIIGGIRFPRVLAAFFLGASLAVAGAAMQALFRNPMADPYILGTSSGGALGASLAIVFLGGFFVPIFAWIGAVAAILIVWSIAGRQGIISVETLLLTGIAVSFFFSALVSFLIAVAGQNVHQILFWLMGGFWNASPSDAILSACILIPAGLLLFFMGRDLNALSLGEETAAHLGIDAARVRWVVLGGSTLLVAGAVSIAGSIGFVGLVIPHVARMLFGPDNRIVIPASILAGGILLVLSDAIARTFFSDLPVGIITAFVGAPFFIWLIYQKGSAA, encoded by the coding sequence TTGACCAGAACCATCCCGCTCATCGTCGGCCTTGCGGTTGTCGCAGTCCTGACTATTGTACTTTGTACGTTCATTGGTCCGGCAGGATTCGGGTTTGTGTCCACAACACCGGGTGCCGCTGACATCATCGGGGGCATCCGGTTTCCCCGTGTCCTTGCTGCATTTTTTTTGGGTGCAAGCCTTGCCGTTGCCGGTGCAGCCATGCAGGCACTCTTCCGGAACCCGATGGCGGATCCCTACATTCTCGGGACCTCATCCGGCGGTGCGCTCGGTGCTTCTCTCGCTATCGTATTTCTCGGAGGATTCTTTGTACCGATCTTTGCATGGATCGGTGCAGTTGCTGCGATCCTGATTGTCTGGTCCATTGCCGGACGGCAAGGGATTATCTCTGTTGAGACCCTGCTGTTGACCGGGATTGCCGTCTCATTTTTCTTCTCGGCCCTTGTCTCGTTCCTGATCGCCGTCGCCGGCCAGAATGTTCACCAGATCCTCTTCTGGCTCATGGGCGGGTTCTGGAATGCGTCGCCATCGGATGCGATCCTTTCGGCCTGCATTCTCATCCCGGCCGGCCTGCTCCTCTTTTTCATGGGCCGCGATCTCAATGCCCTCTCGCTCGGGGAGGAGACAGCTGCCCACCTGGGTATTGACGCCGCACGGGTCCGCTGGGTCGTGCTCGGCGGCAGCACCCTGCTCGTTGCCGGTGCCGTCTCGATCGCCGGATCGATCGGCTTTGTCGGCCTTGTCATCCCGCACGTGGCCCGGATGCTCTTTGGCCCGGATAACCGCATCGTTATCCCCGCAAGCATCCTTGCCGGGGGAATACTTCTCGTCCTGTCCGACGCAATTGCCCGCACATTCTTCTCTGATCTGCCGGTCGGGATCATCACGGCGTTTGTCGGAGCACCGTTCTTCATCTGGTTGATCTACCAGAAGGGGTCGGCAGCATGA
- a CDS encoding cation diffusion facilitator family transporter yields the protein MILQTEKHGDKNHEHGHSHGHDSGDDHHEGHDHHGSHAHTHGIVDPSILTTERGIRAVKWSFAGLFITAIFQVIIVYYSGSIALLADTIHNFGDALTAIPLLFAFMLARWKPTKRFTYGYGRVEDLAGVFVVMMILVSAIIAGYVSIDRLFHPQEVAFLWAVAAAALVGFIGNEAVAQLRIRVGAGIGSAALVADGYHARTDGLTSLAVLIGAAGIYLGFPLADPIIGLIITIAIFWIVWDSAKTIFTRLLDGVDPAVTEEISHAADHVEGVVEITDVKVRWLGHRLHAEINITVDSSLSVESGHAIAKEFRHELLHHLRYLSDATIHVDPVTASGPDYHHIAEHDHDGLPVHSH from the coding sequence ATGATTCTTCAGACTGAAAAACATGGAGATAAAAACCACGAACATGGTCACTCCCACGGACATGATTCCGGGGATGATCATCACGAAGGTCATGATCATCACGGAAGCCATGCCCACACGCACGGGATTGTCGATCCCTCCATCCTCACAACCGAGCGGGGAATCCGGGCAGTCAAGTGGTCCTTTGCCGGCCTGTTCATTACCGCGATCTTCCAGGTAATCATTGTTTACTATTCCGGAAGTATTGCGCTGCTTGCCGATACTATCCACAATTTCGGCGATGCACTTACCGCGATCCCGCTCCTGTTCGCGTTCATGCTGGCCCGGTGGAAACCAACGAAACGGTTCACTTACGGGTATGGCCGGGTCGAGGACCTTGCCGGTGTGTTCGTGGTCATGATGATCCTGGTCTCCGCGATCATAGCCGGGTATGTTTCCATTGACCGGCTCTTTCACCCGCAGGAAGTTGCCTTTCTCTGGGCGGTAGCGGCGGCGGCCCTTGTCGGATTTATCGGCAACGAGGCCGTTGCACAGCTCCGTATCCGGGTGGGAGCCGGGATCGGCAGCGCGGCACTCGTTGCGGATGGTTACCACGCAAGGACGGACGGGCTGACGAGCCTTGCGGTCCTTATCGGGGCAGCCGGGATTTATCTCGGGTTTCCGCTTGCCGATCCGATCATCGGGCTCATCATCACGATTGCGATCTTCTGGATTGTCTGGGATTCGGCAAAGACAATCTTCACCCGGCTCCTCGATGGCGTTGACCCGGCAGTTACGGAAGAGATCAGCCACGCCGCCGATCATGTTGAAGGAGTTGTGGAAATTACCGATGTAAAGGTCCGGTGGCTGGGTCACCGGCTCCATGCGGAGATCAATATCACCGTAGATTCATCGCTTTCCGTTGAAAGCGGCCACGCAATTGCAAAAGAGTTCCGGCATGAACTCCTGCATCATCTCCGGTATCTTTCGGATGCCACCATTCACGTCGATCCGGTGACCGCATCGGGACCCGACTACCATCATATCGCGGAGCACGACCACGACGGACTGCCGGTGCATTCGCACTGA
- a CDS encoding ATP-binding cassette domain-containing protein gives MSVLLEARDVRYRYPGSQEAIKGISFHMRRGEKIALVGPNGAGKSTLLQMFNGMIRPTSGTVLFSNEPIRYDTQSLRQLRKRVGYVLQNADRQIIAPTVYQDVAFGPANLGYDEPAIRLAVATALRQVGLVGFERRPPHHLSGGEKKRVAIAGVLAMDPDVLVFDEPTSGLDPSGSEDLMELLDELNHEGKTIVISTHDVELAYPWADRAILLADGQIIREDVPDVAFGNPKYVRMAHLSVPTLLELSAELGKRGFTIPERKPRSVLDMIHIIENHHGSCCHPSAGTITVFNVDEGDTATLSAWLKACPDLAVGAMGTRAKQCAATECIALEFTYGVIDKCLLRALRGHNSLILTTSGMVSRVAVRVEAYCKESGNTISVVPVNTADQPPVTRLKNEEVNANDSSD, from the coding sequence ATGAGCGTTCTTTTAGAAGCCCGGGATGTCAGGTACCGGTATCCCGGGAGCCAGGAGGCGATCAAAGGGATCAGCTTCCATATGCGCCGGGGTGAGAAGATAGCGCTTGTCGGTCCCAACGGGGCAGGCAAGTCAACACTCCTCCAGATGTTCAACGGTATGATCCGCCCGACATCCGGTACGGTACTCTTCAGCAACGAACCGATCAGGTATGATACACAGTCCCTCCGCCAGTTGCGCAAAAGGGTCGGGTACGTGCTGCAGAATGCGGATCGCCAGATCATTGCCCCGACCGTGTACCAGGACGTTGCTTTCGGCCCGGCAAACCTCGGGTACGATGAGCCGGCCATCCGACTGGCTGTCGCAACCGCCCTTCGTCAGGTCGGTCTCGTGGGTTTCGAGCGCCGCCCACCCCACCATCTTTCCGGCGGGGAGAAAAAACGGGTTGCCATTGCCGGCGTGCTGGCCATGGACCCGGATGTGCTGGTCTTCGACGAGCCGACAAGCGGCCTCGATCCATCAGGTTCGGAAGATCTCATGGAACTGCTCGATGAACTGAACCACGAGGGCAAAACCATTGTCATTTCCACACACGATGTCGAACTGGCGTACCCGTGGGCGGACCGGGCGATCCTCCTTGCAGACGGGCAGATCATCCGCGAAGATGTGCCGGACGTTGCGTTCGGGAACCCGAAGTACGTCCGCATGGCGCATCTCTCGGTCCCGACACTGCTCGAACTCTCGGCGGAACTCGGGAAACGCGGATTTACGATTCCCGAACGGAAGCCAAGGAGCGTCCTCGACATGATCCATATCATCGAGAACCACCACGGCTCCTGCTGCCATCCATCGGCTGGCACGATCACGGTCTTCAACGTGGACGAGGGGGATACCGCCACACTCTCTGCATGGCTGAAAGCCTGTCCGGATCTTGCGGTCGGGGCGATGGGAACGCGGGCTAAGCAGTGCGCTGCAACGGAGTGTATCGCGCTGGAGTTCACGTACGGGGTCATCGACAAGTGTCTTCTCAGGGCGCTGCGGGGACACAACTCGCTGATCCTGACCACCAGCGGAATGGTCAGCCGGGTTGCTGTCCGGGTGGAGGCATACTGCAAAGAGAGCGGCAACACCATCAGCGTGGTTCCCGTGAACACTGCGGACCAGCCACCCGTTACGAGGCTCAAGAACGAGGAGGTTAACGCGAATGATTCTTCAGACTGA
- the cbiQ gene encoding cobalt ECF transporter T component CbiQ, with amino-acid sequence MIDTNLDSVAQQSAFRHIHPGTKLILALGSLILCLQSPFPVVPLLAGVVLSLVLIVPGRINPQLYGALLLGPAFFAIMSVIVLLFMLGGGDVIWRFNPVTWINLTITTEAVKQSTLVLCRVFGCSISLFFIALTTPMTDLFNGMKRIGIPVELIDLMMIIYRYIFIVYAQAVEIWQAQVMRLGYSRPREAIRSFSMLCGMLFISSWNAGEDLIRAMDCRCYDGIFPSLDSAEPVQMRSLVPVLLYLAGLSGILLVMTNGVVVVP; translated from the coding sequence ATGATTGATACAAATCTGGACAGCGTTGCGCAGCAGAGTGCGTTCCGGCATATCCATCCCGGAACAAAACTCATCCTTGCGCTGGGATCGCTCATTCTCTGTCTCCAGTCCCCGTTCCCGGTAGTACCCCTGCTTGCCGGCGTTGTACTCAGCCTTGTCCTGATCGTACCGGGGAGGATAAATCCCCAACTCTATGGGGCACTCCTACTGGGCCCGGCTTTTTTTGCCATAATGAGCGTCATTGTCCTCCTCTTCATGCTCGGAGGGGGGGATGTGATCTGGCGGTTCAACCCGGTCACGTGGATCAATCTTACTATCACAACAGAGGCCGTGAAGCAAAGCACGCTGGTGCTGTGCCGGGTGTTCGGCTGTTCGATCTCGCTGTTCTTCATAGCGCTGACAACTCCCATGACGGATCTTTTCAACGGTATGAAGCGGATCGGGATTCCTGTCGAGCTCATTGACCTGATGATGATCATCTACCGGTACATCTTCATCGTCTACGCCCAGGCGGTCGAGATCTGGCAGGCACAGGTAATGCGCCTTGGCTACAGCCGGCCACGGGAGGCCATCCGGTCCTTCTCCATGCTCTGCGGGATGCTTTTTATCTCCAGCTGGAATGCAGGCGAGGATCTCATCCGTGCAATGGACTGCCGCTGTTACGATGGGATCTTTCCATCGCTGGATTCGGCGGAACCAGTGCAGATGCGATCACTTGTTCCCGTGCTTCTCTATCTTGCGGGACTGAGCGGGATTCTGCTGGTGATGACAAACGGGGTTGTGGTGGTTCCATGA
- a CDS encoding energy-coupling factor ABC transporter substrate-binding protein: MIGQWKLELITLVAVIAFVVVFLFVSAGGSHQFSGSDDVGSQKISELTGSTVDSFKPLIPQYEPPSGEIESTLFALQASFGGVILGLVFGYWLGQRRLSPTA; this comes from the coding sequence ATGATCGGGCAATGGAAACTGGAACTCATTACCCTCGTTGCAGTCATCGCGTTCGTTGTGGTCTTCCTGTTCGTGAGTGCCGGCGGGAGCCACCAGTTCAGCGGGTCTGATGATGTCGGCTCGCAGAAAATTTCCGAATTGACCGGAAGTACGGTTGATTCGTTCAAACCGCTCATCCCCCAGTACGAACCCCCGAGCGGGGAGATCGAGTCTACGCTCTTTGCGCTCCAGGCATCGTTTGGCGGTGTTATTCTCGGGCTCGTTTTCGGGTACTGGCTCGGGCAGAGAAGATTATCGCCGACGGCCTGA
- a CDS encoding energy-coupling factor ABC transporter permease: MHIMEGFLPWQWCIIWWIVALPFLIMGIVQLRSMMRKDREYLPLLGVCGAFIFILSALKLPSVTGSCSHPTGTGLSTICFGAFITSVIGAIVLLFQALLLAHGGLSTLGANMVSMAIGGPLVGYAVYRLMKNTNVNIYVTVFLVTAVADLVTYVITSFELALAYPAQAGGIPASFAAFFVIFAVTQIPLAIVEGCVLALVFKYIVALKPEILLKLNVFSEDQINRARIQDEKISSAGGQS; encoded by the coding sequence ATGCATATTATGGAAGGTTTCTTACCCTGGCAATGGTGTATCATCTGGTGGATTGTCGCTCTCCCGTTCCTGATCATGGGAATCGTCCAATTGCGCTCGATGATGAGAAAAGACCGGGAATACCTGCCGCTGCTCGGGGTTTGCGGGGCGTTCATCTTCATATTGTCCGCCCTCAAACTCCCGTCGGTGACGGGCAGCTGCTCACATCCGACCGGCACCGGTCTCTCGACAATCTGTTTCGGGGCGTTCATTACTTCAGTTATCGGTGCGATCGTCCTGCTCTTCCAGGCGCTCCTGCTCGCCCATGGGGGGCTCTCGACCCTGGGTGCCAACATGGTCTCGATGGCAATAGGCGGTCCCCTGGTAGGGTACGCCGTATATCGTCTTATGAAAAATACGAATGTCAATATCTATGTCACGGTATTCCTGGTTACAGCAGTTGCCGACCTTGTGACCTATGTCATCACCTCGTTCGAGCTGGCCCTTGCCTATCCCGCCCAGGCCGGTGGGATCCCCGCATCGTTTGCAGCATTCTTTGTTATCTTTGCCGTGACCCAGATACCTCTCGCGATTGTGGAAGGGTGCGTTCTCGCTCTCGTATTCAAGTACATTGTAGCGCTGAAACCGGAAATTCTCCTAAAACTCAATGTCTTCTCGGAAGACCAGATTAACCGTGCCCGCATTCAGGACGAGAAGATTTCCTCAGCAGGGGGCCAATCATGA
- the cbiM gene encoding cobalt transporter CbiM: MHIPDAFIPIWQGAIYWIVALVFVALALKWARNEMNEEKLPLVAVLAAAVFALQSFNLPVSMGTSGHLVGGALVAIVLGSPFAAVFILTMVLIVQGVLFGDGGITTMGANIINMGVIGGFVGFYSFKGLMGVTKSMPVSAFIAAWLACLIPALACAVEMYFAGTFPLKEGLIAMGLYHAAIGIIEGLVTVAAIYLITSARPDLVDTGIKPAKEAGTS; encoded by the coding sequence ATGCACATACCTGATGCCTTCATACCTATCTGGCAGGGAGCGATCTACTGGATCGTCGCTCTGGTGTTTGTAGCGCTGGCCCTCAAGTGGGCAAGGAATGAGATGAATGAGGAGAAACTCCCGCTCGTTGCAGTTCTTGCTGCTGCAGTCTTCGCCCTCCAGTCCTTCAACCTTCCCGTCTCGATGGGGACAAGCGGGCATCTTGTGGGCGGGGCACTCGTGGCAATCGTTCTCGGCTCGCCGTTTGCGGCAGTCTTCATCTTAACGATGGTGCTCATCGTCCAGGGCGTCCTGTTCGGCGATGGCGGCATTACGACCATGGGTGCAAACATCATCAACATGGGCGTGATCGGCGGTTTTGTCGGGTTCTACTCCTTCAAGGGATTGATGGGCGTGACAAAAAGCATGCCTGTCTCTGCATTCATTGCAGCCTGGCTCGCCTGCCTGATCCCGGCACTTGCCTGTGCAGTTGAGATGTATTTTGCCGGCACGTTCCCGCTCAAAGAGGGACTTATCGCGATGGGACTCTACCACGCGGCAATCGGCATCATCGAAGGCCTTGTCACCGTTGCGGCTATCTACCTGATAACCAGTGCCCGCCCGGATCTCGTGGATACCGGGATTAAACCTGCAAAGGAGGCTGGTACATCATGA
- a CDS encoding PDGLE domain-containing protein produces the protein MMDNKTFLAAGIIIALLIGVVAVFMASGDPDGLESTALIVQGQKTLTGNTPANAEIHEDLNGKFAYSSPMPDYSLGESMGSAGGIIAIVVGTILAFVVVLGIAYGIKAAGKPAK, from the coding sequence ATGATGGATAACAAGACGTTCCTTGCAGCAGGCATCATCATCGCGCTCCTCATCGGAGTCGTCGCAGTGTTCATGGCTTCAGGAGATCCGGATGGTCTTGAGAGTACGGCCCTGATTGTCCAGGGCCAGAAGACCCTGACCGGGAACACCCCCGCCAATGCCGAGATTCACGAAGATCTGAATGGCAAGTTCGCCTATTCCTCGCCCATGCCGGACTACTCGCTGGGCGAATCGATGGGATCGGCCGGTGGTATAATTGCCATCGTTGTGGGCACGATACTTGCATTTGTTGTAGTGCTTGGAATTGCCTACGGGATCAAGGCCGCCGGCAAACCGGCAAAATGA